One window of the Eucalyptus grandis isolate ANBG69807.140 chromosome 6, ASM1654582v1, whole genome shotgun sequence genome contains the following:
- the LOC104448875 gene encoding calcium-dependent protein kinase 29: MGLCCFRSQDIPVSSSSVSFPRHPSKRSRSKTKQRQPSSQIGRVLGKPYADVKALYNLDRELGRGEFAVTYLCTERSTGIQYACKSISQRKLIIDRDIGDVRREILMMEHLSGQPNIVEFKGAYEDPEYVHLVMELCSGGELFDRIIAKGSYSEQEAAKIERQVVNVVHVCHFMGVMHRDIKPENFLFANNSEDAPLKITDFGLSVFIEPGKVYREFMGSAYYIAPEVFNENYGKEIDVWSAGVILYILLSGSPPFWAENEKDIFGEILVGNLDLQNPPWPSISPSAKDLIRKMLTRDPKERITTTDALEHPWLRENGVASDKPMDNAVLWRMNQFRASNKLKKLSQKVIAQNLTEEEIKGLRQMFSNMDTDNSGRITFEEFKSGLSRLGSKLSEPEVRQLMDAADVDKSGTIDYTEFITATINRHRFEKEEDLIKAFQYFDKDNNGIITRDELRQAMAQYGLGDDATIDEIIEDVDTNKDGNINYEEFVAMMRRGTQYHDGNGK; this comes from the exons ATGGGACTCTGCTGCTTCAGATCCCAGGACATCCCcgtctcttcttcctcggtgtcTTTCCCTCGTCACCCCTCGAAACGGTCACGTTCAAAAACCAAGCAGCGCCAGCCGTCCTCCCAGATCGGCCGCGTCCTCGGCAAGCCCTACGCGGACGTAAAGGCCCTGTATAACCTGGACCGCGAACTCGGCCGTGGCGAGTTCGCGGTTACCTACCTCTGCACGGAGCGCTCGACCGGCATCCAGTACGCGTGCAAGTCCATCTCGCAGCGCAAGCTGATAATCGACAGAGACATCGGGGACGTCCGGCGAGAGATCCTGATGATGGAGCACCTGTCCGGGCAGCCCAACATCGTGGAGTTCAAGGGCGCGTACGAGGACCCGGAGTACGTCCACCTGGTCATGGAGCTTTGCTCTGGCGGCGAGCTCTTCGACCGGATCATCGCCAAGGGGTCGTACTCGGAACAGGAGGCGGCGAAGATCGAGCGGCAGGTAGTGAACGTGGTGCACGTGTGCCACTTCATGGGGGTGATGCACCGCGACATCAAGCCCGAGAACTTCCTGTTCGCCAACAACAGCGAAGACGCCCCTCTCAAGATCACTGACTTTGGCCTCTCCGTCTTCATCGAACCAG GGAAGGTGTATAGGGAATTTATGGGAAGTGCATACTATATTGCACCGGAGGTGTTCAATGAAAATTATGGGAAGGAAATCGATGTCTGGAGCGCAGGCGTCATCTTATACATCCTCCTTTCTGGTTCACCTCCCTTCTGGGCAG AGAACGAGAAGGATATATTTGGAGAAATATTGGTAGGCAACCTAGATCTACAAAACCCTCCTTGGCCATCCATTTCCCCTTCAGCAAAGGATCTCATCAGAAAAATGTTGACGAGGGATCCTAAGGAAAGGATCACCACCACGGATGCCCTCG AACATCCTTGGCTCCGGGAAAATGGAGTGGCATCTGATAAACCTATGGACAATGCTGTCTTGTGGAGGATGAACCAATTTAGAGCGTCGAACAAGCTGAAGAAACTTTCTCAGAAG GTAATTGCGCAAAACCTCACGGAAGAAGAAATCAAGGGCTTGAGACAAATGTTCAGCAACATGGACACCGACAACAGTGGTAGGATCacatttgaagaatttaaatCGGGATTGTCTAGGTTGGGATCAAAGCTCTCTGAACCAGAAGTAAGGCAGCTAATGGATGCT GCCGATGTCGATAAGAGTGGGACCATCGATTACACCGAATTCATCACTGCCACGATTAACCGCCACAGGTTTGAGAAGGAAGAAGATCTGATCAAGGCTTTCCAATACTTCGATAAAGACAACAACGG GATCATCACGAGAGACGAGCTGAGACAAGCTATGGCACAATACGGATTGGGGGACGATGCCACCATAGACGAGATCATCGAGGATGTCGACACAAACAAA GATGGGAATATCAACTACGAGGAGTTTGTGGCCATGATGAGAAGAGGAACTCAATATCATGATGGAAACGGGAAATAG
- the LOC104448877 gene encoding uncharacterized protein At1g76070-like, producing the protein MEKSQAKPKSKKVLKFLPRTVSSISFFQNPPFSPDRDKRLPSSSSSYSSELINSTKRRLRSHVGTGFSGPLISLIPDEARAKNRNDRDFDVNEPTSPKVSCMGQIKHKNKKSWPSSAAKADKRSSFSSSASSSFSKLKRDVNKPPRSSNTHEKQSSTLKRIFSRARGGNKKKPSDTSGNNCRKPPLLPDRAPSLSQMKRFASGRDTLASFDWSAEVGPVLDADRQDYYHYYSDEERRESDQEEEDDKVIIPFSAPIPVGGGGVRVNPQSRKEINLWKRRTMDPPRPLELYQPATVRAN; encoded by the coding sequence ATGGAGAAATCACAGGCCAAGCCAAAGAGCAAGAAGGTGCTGAAGTTCTTGCCAAGAACAGTTTCATCCATCAGCTTCTTCCAAAACCCTCCTTTTAGCCCCGATCGAGACAAGAGACTGCCGTCGTCATCGTCCTCATATTCGTCGGAGCTCATTAACAGCACAAAGCGCAGGCTCAGATCCCATGTCGGCACAGGTTTTTCCGGTCCACTCATATCCCTAATTCCCGACGAAGCTCGAGCCAAGAACAGGAATGACCGAGACTTCGACGTGAACGAACCCACATCGCCGAAAGTCTCGTGCATGGGCCAGATCAAGCACAAGAACAAGAAATCGTGGCCGTCGTCAGCTGCTAAAGCTGATAAACgttcttccttctcctcatctgcttcttcttcattttccaagTTGAAACGGGATGTCAATAAGCCTCCGAGATCGAGTAATACTCACGAGAAGCAGAGCTCAACGTTAAAGAGAATATTCAGCAGAGCTAGAGGAGGCAACAAGAAGAAACCGTCTGATACTTCGGGAAATAATTGCCGGAAGCCACCGTTGCTTCCCGACAGAGCCCCGTCCTTGAGTCAGATGAAAAGGTTTGCGAGCGGGAGGGACACGCTGGCAAGCTTCGACTGGTCGGCAGAAGTCGGGCCGGTGTTGGACGCCGACCGCCAGGACTACTATCACTACTACTCGGacgaagagaggagagagagtgatcaagaagaggaggatgatAAAGTGATCATTCCTTTCTCTGCACCAATTCCGGTTGGTGGCGGTGGCGTCAGGGTGAATCCACAATCGAGGAAAGAGATCAACCTGTGGAAGAGAAGGACCATGGATCCTCCTAGACCTCTCGAATTGTACCAACCCGCCACGGTTAGAGCAAATTGA
- the LOC104448878 gene encoding probable prolyl 4-hydroxylase 3: protein MESEFQAPKSFTFYLRSLLVSVERKLGFRAAPKMARAPKHARPHHGRRSTLALVLGMLLALSIVLLLLLALGIVSLPIGDGDAPANGWSSFRRRTFERGDGLGQRGEQWTEVLSWEPRAFIYHGFLSREECEYLISLAKPRMAKSTVVDSTTGKSKDSRVRTSSGTFLQRGGDKIIRDIEKRIADFTFIPVEHGEGLQVLHYEVGQKYDAHYDYFLDEFNTKNGGQRIATLLMYLSDVEEGGETVFPDAKGNISSVPWWDQLSECGKQGLAVKPKMGDALLFWSMRPEGTLDPSSLHGGCPVISGNKWSSTKWMHLREYKV from the exons ATGGAATCCGAGTTCCAGGCGCCGAAGTCGTTCACCTTCTACCTCCGATCGCTGCTGGTCTCCGTCGAGAGGAAGCTAGGGTTCCGAGCGGCCCCGAAGATGGCGAGGGCGCCGAAGCACGCCCGGCCGCACCACGGCAGGAGATCCACGCTGGCGCTCGTCCTCGGGATGCTCCTCGCGCTCTCCATcgtcctcctcctgctcctggCCCTCGGCATTGTCTCCCTGCCGATCGGCGACGGCGATGCCCCTGCGAACGGCTGGAGCTCCTTCAGGCGCCGGACTTTCGAGAG AGGTGACGGATTGGGGCAGAGAGGTGAGCAGTGGACGGAGGTGCTGTCGTGGGAGCCCAGAGCTTTCATTTATCACGGTTTCCTG TCCAGAGAGGAATGTGAATATCTGATAAGTCTTGCTAAACCTCGTATGGCGAAGTCAACTGTGGTTGATAGCACAACTGGGAAGAGTAAAGACAGCAG GGTCCGCACAAGTTCTGGAACATTTCTGCAGAGGGGAGGAGATAAAATCATCAGGGacatagaaaaaagaatagcaGATTTCACCTTCATTCCTGTAG AGCATGGAGAAGGTCTGCAGGTTCTCCATTACGAAGTTGGACAAAAGTATGATGCTCATTATGATTACTTCCTTGATGAGTTTAACACCAAGAATGGTGGTCAACGAATTGCTACGCTACTGATGTATCT GTCGGATGTTGAAGAAGGGGGTGAGACAGTTTTTCCTGATGCCAAGGGAAATATCAGTTCAGTTCCCTGGTGGGATCAATTATCTGAATGTGGTAAGCAGGGTCTGGCTGTGAAGCCAAAGATGGGTGATGCATTACTGTTTTGGAGCATGAGGCCTGAAGGCACGCTTGATCCTTCGAGTTTGCATG GTGGTTGCCCTGTGATTAGTGGAAACAAGTGGTCATCTACAAAGTGGATGCATCTCCGTGAGTATAAGGTCTAA
- the LOC120294674 gene encoding uncharacterized protein LOC120294674 — translation MNPNASLLIRRSSSILWNAAAQRNAAASSISRALHYDKPFDDAKPFDFAEEEEEEEDRLPARRPEPKTLYRSILRMTRFFQWPDPRGVPMRDVLRAKARREFEAARLETDPEVVGRLLDGAGEAVHAALEEVAQGQREKIERLAAEKKQAEQQMEGQRAEGQ, via the coding sequence ATGAACCCCAACGCCAGCCTCCTGATACGGCGGAGCTCCTCGATCCTCTGGAACGCGGCGGCGCAGCGGaacgccgccgcctcctccatcTCTCGCGCCCTTCACTACGACAAGCCCTTCGACGACGCCAAGCCCTTCGACTtcgccgaggaggaggaggaggaggaggaccggCTCCCGGCCAGGCGGCCGGAGCCGAAGACCCTCTACCGGTCCATCCTCCGCATGACCCGGTTCTTCCAGTGGCCCGACCCGCGCGGCGTCCCGATGAGGGACGTGCTGCGGGCGAAGGCGCGGAGGGAGTTCGAGGCGGCGCGGCTCGAGACGGACCCCGAGGTCGTGGGCCGGTTGCTGGACGGCGCCGGCGAGGCGGTGCACGCTGCGCTCGAGGAGGTCGCCCAGGGGCAGAGGGAGAAGATCGAGAGGCTCGCGGCGGAGAAGAAGCAGGCCGAGCAGCAGATGGAGGGGCAGCGTGCAGAGGGACAGTGA
- the LOC104448879 gene encoding uncharacterized protein LOC104448879: MNAKLQKWRNLSILWSAAKQSDAASASASVSRALHHGPDTVEELLDRHVVKKEKKSLDEEEEELLAARRLTSTRREALALYRDILRATRFFPWPDQRGVPWRDVLRENARREFEEARFERDPEVVTRLLIGGRDAVEAALEKLAEKQRQQVEKDRGDGR, encoded by the coding sequence ATGAACGCGAAGCTCCAGAAATGGCGGAATCTCTCGATCCTTTGGAGCGCTGCGAAGCAAagcgacgccgcctccgcctccgcctccgtctCCCGCGCCCTGCACCACGGGCCGGACACAGTTGAAGAGCTCCTGGACAGGCACGTcgtcaagaaggagaagaagtccctggacgaggaggaggaggaactcCTCGCGGCGCGGCGGCTCACCAGCACGCGGCGGGAGGCGCTGGCCCTGTACCGGGACATCCTCCGGGCGACGCGGTTCTTCCCGTGGCCCGACCAGCGCGGCGTGCCGTGGCGGGATGTGCTGAGGGAGAACGCGCGGAGGGAGTTCGAGGAGGCGCGGTTCGAGCGGGACCCCGAGGTGGTGACGCGGCTGCTGATCGGGGGGAGGGACGCCGTGGAGGCGGCTCTCGAGAAGCTCGCCGAGAAGCAACGGCAGCAGGTCGAGAAGGATCGCGGAGATGGGCGGTGA